One window from the genome of Candidatus Latescibacterota bacterium encodes:
- a CDS encoding tetratricopeptide repeat protein: MKQYKEHTFKPVKIILPAIFVVAAVIRVLFIIQLERSDIGAVLPLDMMFYRELASRISSGAGIPGGAISFNPLYPVFLAAVYKLFGDAMIWVRILQSITGLLTIALIYAAGRRFALNIDDQRIDPRITGLVAASVSALYPQFLLYEGSLLATTLVIFIFTASFLLALIVDRPIVDGKVPVIAGREVPLWICCLLLGLLIGAGTLGRPNIFLLLVPAIPLWLYFRSGRRARGLITGIVCLAGVVTMLLPPVIYNASQTGQFVPVSTHGGINFYIGNRSGATGIYSPPEGMRSDMRGLIEDARVVAERESGTSLTDSEASDYWMARARQSISSAPAAWMRLLGRKLLLFWNGTEVSDIVELSIFKRECSTLHSAIVPFSLISAFALPGLILVFLLRKGRWVTGIFAGAAIASILLFYINARYRIPSVPVLIVLGAVFLVWTIGTLRAREWKRGVVAIASVAAVFLFISSRDLVFVDKSAAYTFLGNHFMQNGEIEKGEKAFAEAYRLAPRLVMTNINYGRVLLQKGKLEESRSLYDRAYRIQPDFPMLAIEYGSLLDQMGMKEEAAAMYLRAVELGRDRDTLLACQLLSRSAYEAGRLEESASWIRKALEIAPGDERLRGLLLMLEQKEP; this comes from the coding sequence ATGAAACAATACAAAGAGCATACATTCAAACCGGTTAAGATCATCCTTCCCGCTATTTTTGTAGTAGCGGCGGTAATCAGGGTCCTGTTCATAATTCAGCTCGAGAGATCCGATATCGGGGCGGTCCTGCCGCTGGATATGATGTTTTACCGGGAACTTGCCTCAAGGATATCTTCCGGGGCCGGTATTCCCGGAGGGGCGATCTCGTTCAACCCGCTTTATCCGGTTTTTCTCGCCGCTGTCTACAAGCTGTTCGGCGATGCGATGATATGGGTCAGGATATTGCAGTCGATCACAGGCCTCCTGACAATAGCACTCATATATGCGGCAGGGAGAAGGTTTGCTCTCAATATCGATGACCAGAGGATCGATCCGCGGATCACAGGACTGGTCGCTGCTTCCGTCTCGGCGCTGTATCCGCAATTCCTGCTGTACGAGGGCAGTCTTCTTGCTACAACTCTGGTGATCTTCATCTTTACAGCCTCATTCCTCCTGGCCCTGATCGTCGACAGGCCGATCGTCGATGGAAAGGTCCCCGTCATCGCCGGTCGAGAGGTCCCTCTCTGGATATGCTGTCTTCTGTTGGGACTGCTCATTGGCGCTGGAACGTTAGGAAGGCCGAATATTTTCCTTCTTCTCGTGCCCGCGATTCCTCTCTGGCTCTATTTCCGTTCAGGGAGGCGTGCAAGAGGGTTGATCACAGGAATAGTATGCCTGGCCGGAGTAGTCACGATGCTTCTACCTCCTGTCATCTATAACGCGTCTCAGACAGGGCAGTTCGTGCCTGTATCCACGCACGGAGGAATAAATTTCTATATTGGTAACAGGTCGGGGGCCACGGGCATATACAGCCCGCCTGAAGGAATGCGATCGGATATGAGGGGGCTGATCGAGGATGCCAGAGTGGTCGCCGAGAGAGAATCGGGAACGAGCTTGACCGATTCCGAAGCCTCTGACTACTGGATGGCCCGGGCCAGACAGTCTATATCCAGCGCCCCTGCCGCCTGGATGAGACTCCTCGGGAGGAAGCTGCTCCTTTTCTGGAACGGTACAGAAGTGTCCGACATAGTGGAGCTTTCGATATTCAAGCGGGAGTGTTCGACTCTCCATTCCGCCATAGTTCCTTTCAGCCTGATATCCGCGTTCGCCCTTCCAGGACTGATCCTTGTCTTTCTGTTGAGGAAAGGCAGGTGGGTGACCGGTATTTTTGCGGGCGCAGCCATAGCCTCTATCCTTCTCTTCTATATAAATGCCAGGTACCGTATACCTTCTGTTCCTGTCCTGATCGTTCTCGGTGCTGTCTTTCTGGTTTGGACCATCGGTACGCTGCGGGCGAGGGAATGGAAGAGGGGTGTGGTGGCAATCGCTTCTGTAGCCGCTGTTTTCCTCTTCATATCCAGTCGTGATCTGGTCTTTGTGGACAAGAGTGCCGCATATACTTTTCTTGGAAATCATTTCATGCAGAATGGAGAAATTGAAAAAGGGGAAAAGGCCTTTGCCGAAGCGTACAGACTCGCCCCGCGACTGGTGATGACCAATATTAATTACGGCAGGGTCCTGCTGCAAAAGGGAAAGCTGGAGGAATCCCGCTCGTTGTACGACCGGGCTTACAGGATACAACCTGATTTTCCCATGCTTGCCATCGAGTACGGTTCCCTTCTCGATCAGATGGGTATGAAGGAGGAGGCTGCAGCGATGTATCTGCGTGCCGTGGAACTGGGGCGCGACAGAGATACTCTGCTGGCCTGCCAGTTGCTTTCCCGTTCGGCTTACGAGGCGGGCAGGCTGGAAGAGTCGGCTTCCTGGATCAGAAAGGCACTCGAGATAGCGCCCGGGGACGAAAGGCTCAGGGGCCTTCTCCTGATGCTCGAACAGAAGGAACCTTAA
- a CDS encoding O-antigen ligase family protein — translation MRFEIFGEPVHKVRLALALFVLTVFAAAVIILMPRGLVRLAFVGIFTLPILILFFDHPEWTLYVLLGLLFSNIFIFFHFPLVRMAALFLISSWGLSVLMGRRIVIHDRRMFFLTTAFLILSFQSMIFARNIASSINRMDNFLTTLVTLFLIIQFSRSRNEFFKVLFVISLGCLVSNFLPFLVPPPEKYADLSLIWGQAVLRYEGYLREPNMFAFSLTFLIPILFILFARLKRPWFARPVVAVATVGTIFVMALSFSRGAFVALAAMFLTLLIVERRNRSILFAGLAMIVAGALLAPAAYWERIASLVEIGNSMTEDTAIISRIYTMKIALILGIRNPLFGVGLENFLFHASRFTSFGNFVHNSILQVFSDLGIPALIVYFWIMIYNLRVTRGLMNLGGDPEAAQIGRLLFVQQVGVLINSMFIPVSHHMILWLTMLLPTMAWYACTGRQFTPLKKSLHQRN, via the coding sequence TTGAGATTCGAGATCTTCGGTGAACCGGTTCATAAGGTCAGGCTGGCTCTTGCACTCTTTGTATTGACCGTATTCGCCGCCGCCGTAATTATTTTGATGCCGCGTGGGCTGGTCAGGCTCGCTTTTGTCGGTATCTTCACTCTTCCGATCCTGATCCTGTTTTTCGACCACCCGGAGTGGACGCTCTACGTCCTTCTCGGCCTGTTGTTTTCCAACATCTTTATCTTTTTTCATTTTCCACTCGTGCGCATGGCGGCCCTGTTTCTAATATCTTCCTGGGGCCTGTCCGTGTTAATGGGAAGGAGGATCGTCATTCATGACAGGAGGATGTTTTTCCTCACTACAGCTTTCCTCATCCTATCCTTTCAGTCGATGATCTTCGCGAGGAATATCGCCAGTTCTATTAATCGTATGGACAATTTTCTGACTACTCTCGTCACTCTTTTTTTAATCATACAATTCTCGAGGTCCAGGAACGAATTCTTCAAAGTATTGTTCGTGATATCCCTTGGCTGTCTGGTAAGTAATTTTCTGCCTTTTCTGGTGCCCCCTCCTGAGAAGTACGCAGACCTGTCATTAATATGGGGTCAGGCGGTATTGAGGTATGAAGGATATCTCAGGGAACCGAATATGTTTGCGTTTTCCCTGACCTTTCTTATCCCGATCCTGTTCATCCTTTTTGCCAGGCTAAAAAGGCCGTGGTTCGCGAGACCGGTTGTCGCTGTCGCGACGGTAGGAACGATATTCGTAATGGCGCTGAGTTTTTCAAGAGGAGCGTTCGTCGCTCTGGCAGCCATGTTCCTTACGCTCCTTATCGTGGAACGCCGTAACAGATCGATTCTGTTTGCCGGGCTGGCCATGATAGTGGCTGGAGCGCTGTTGGCTCCGGCAGCATACTGGGAACGGATAGCGTCTCTCGTGGAAATCGGGAATAGTATGACTGAGGACACCGCTATCATTTCGCGGATATATACAATGAAGATCGCCCTCATCCTTGGGATCAGGAACCCTTTGTTTGGGGTCGGATTAGAGAATTTTCTGTTTCATGCCTCAAGGTTCACCTCGTTCGGAAATTTTGTGCATAACAGCATCCTGCAGGTCTTTTCTGATCTGGGGATTCCAGCGCTCATCGTCTATTTCTGGATAATGATCTACAACCTGAGAGTGACCAGGGGGTTGATGAATCTCGGGGGAGATCCTGAAGCTGCCCAGATAGGAAGATTGTTGTTCGTGCAGCAGGTAGGGGTGCTTATAAATTCGATGTTCATCCCTGTGTCCCACCACATGATCCTCTGGTTGACGATGTTACTTCCCACGATGGCCTGGTACGCATGTACAGGGAGACAATTCACTCCTCTGAAAAAATCGCTGCATCAAAGAAATTAA